The Impatiens glandulifera chromosome 3, dImpGla2.1, whole genome shotgun sequence genome contains a region encoding:
- the LOC124929414 gene encoding phosphatidate phosphatase PAH1-like, which produces MNVVGKVGSLISQGVYSVATPFHPFGGAVDIIAVQQQDGSFRSTPWYVRFGKFQGVLKGAEKMVKITVNGVEANFHMYLDNSGEAYFIREVESGESGTTVGILKEPDTFGEDIDKDGIISENISIEKLESSVSDNGDIQLQDENNSLETESDGSRCFYEFPDDNNVDGVENYLDTQSSSSEVVLVSVDGHILTAPISNSELTGDDVELDTPQFHLGPGKRAEFCEDNAEFSNDKDTWNVEYLAEDSKEVREVDQDSKEVCEVDQDSKEFCEVDQENDVHDAEPRGEIDETKKDVFQSCLELPKLDLSDEIVPPLEIEDKKDSSLQAVEDEMGSVDQPLSSLTDEEPEKNETKESPLASSSEGIEISLCGNLLQAGMGLTSAEEVFKNHLISEDEFRLSSATLVKNENLVIKFKNRYLTWEKAAPIVLGIVAYDVKLPLDPKDAIQVDSVDTPKSTAVDGSELTPTTPSRRWRLWPIPFRRVKTLEHTPSSSSSDDVFVDTESVQSQSPERALVSNGGGSVSSHKQLVRTNVPTTEQITSLNLKDGQNMISFSFSTRVFGLQQVDAHMYLWKWNARIVISDVDGTITKSDVLGQVMPLVGKDWSQSGVARLFSAIKENGYQLLFLSARAIVQAYLTRSFLLNLKQDGNALPSGPVVISPDGLFPSLYREVIRRAPHEFKIACLEDIKALFPPDYNPFYAGFGNRDTDELSYRKIGIPKGKIFIINPKGEVAISQHRIDVKTYTSLHTLVNDMFPPTMVEQEDFNSWNFWKMPMPEIDC; this is translated from the exons CTGAAAAGATGGTCAAGATAACTGTTAATGGCGTTGAGGCGAATTTCCACATGTATCTTGATAATTCAGGGGAAGCATATTTCATTAGAGAGGTTGAATCTGGTGAAAGTGGAACCACAGTTGGGATCTTGAAAGAACCTGATACATTTGGTGAAGATATTGACAAGGATGGGATAATTAGCGAGAATATTAGTATTGAGAAATTGGAATCTAGTGTTTCAGACAATGGTGATATTCAATTACAGGATGAGAATAATTCTTTGGAGACTGAATCTGATGGGAGCAGGTGTTTTTATGAATTCCCAGATGATAATAATGTAGATGGTGTTGAAAATTATCTTGATACACAGAGTTCAAGTTCTGAAGTGGTTTTAGTTAGTGTAGATGGTCATATTTTGACAGCACCGATCTCTAATTCTGAACTGACTGGAGACGATGTTGAACTCGATACTCCACAGTTTCATCTCGGTCCAGGTAAAAGAGCTGAGTTTTGTGAAGATAATGCTGAATTCAGTAATGATAAAGATACATGGAATGTGGAGTACTTGGCTGAAGATAGTAAAGAAGTTCGTGAAGTAGATCAAGATAGTAAAGAAGTTTGTGAAGTAGATCAAGATAGTAAAGAATTTTGTGAAGTAGATCAAGAAAATGATGTCCATGATGCCGAACCCAGAGGAGAAATTGATGAGACGAAGAAGGATGTGTTCCAAAGTTGTTTAGAGCTCCCAAAGTTGGATTTGTCGGATGAGATAGTCCCCCCTCTCGAGATCGAAGACAAAAAAGACAGTTCACTACAAGCTGTTGAAGATGAAATGGGGAGCGTAGACCAACCGCTATCCTCTCTGACTGACGAAGAACCCGAAAAAAACGAGACAAAGGAATCGCCTCTAGCTTCTTCCTCGGAAG GGATTGAAATCTCTCTATGTGGTAATTTACTTCAAGCCGGGATGGGTTTGACATCAGCCGAAGAAGTATTTAAAAACCATCTTATATCCGAGGATGAATTTAGACTCTCGTCAGCAACACTTGTCAAGAACGAGAATTTAGTGATCAAATTCAAAAACAGATATTTGACGTGGGAAAAAGCTGCACCGATAGTTCTGGGAATTGTCGCATACGATGTTAAGCTGCCCCTCGATCCCAAAGACGCTATACAAGTCGACAGCGTAGATACGCCGAAATCGACGGCTGTCGATGGTTCTGAACTTACTCCGACAACTCCTAGCCGTAGATGGAGGCTGTGGCCTATTCCTTTCCGAAGGGTGAAAACGCTCGAGCACACTCCGAGTAGTTCGTCGAGTGATGACGTTTTTGTTGACACTGAATCTGTTCAGAGCCAATCACCTGAGCGAGCTTTAGTGTCGAATGGAGGAGGCAGTGTTTCCTCTCATAAGCAACTAGTCAGGACAAATGTACCTACTACCGAACAAATAACATCGCTAAATCTGAAAGATGGGCAAAATATGATTAGTTTCAGCTTCTCTACCAGGGTTTTCGGGTTGCAACAG GTCGATGCTCATATGTACTTGTGGAAATGGAATGCTCGGATTGTTATCTCAGATGTTGACGGAACAATTACCAA GTCCGATGTTCTTGGACAAGTTATGCCCTTAGTTGGAAAAGATTGGTCGCAATCTGGAGTTGCTCGGTTATTCTCTGCAATTAAG gAGAATGGGTATCAGCTCTTGTTCTTGAGTGCTCGTGCTATAGTCCAGGCTTATCTAACTAGAAGTTTTCTGCTTAATCTCAaacaa GATGGTAACGCCTTACCTAGTGGACCTGTCGTAATATCTCCCGATGGTTTATTTCCTTCATTGTACCGAGAAG TGATAAGAAGAGCGCCACATGAATTCAAGATAGCATGCCTAGAG GACATAAAGGCTTTGTTTCCACCTGATTACAATCCATTCTATGCGGGTTTTGGCAATAGAGACACAGATGAACTCAGCTACAGGAAAATCGGTATTCCTAAGGGAAAAATCTTCATTATTAACCCAAAG GGTGAGGTGGCGATAAGTCAACACAGAATTGACGTGAAGACATACACTTCTCTCCACACGCTCGTGAATGACATGTTTCCTCCTACAATGGTTGAGCAG GAAGATTTTAATTCGTGGAATTTTTGGAAAATGCCGATGCCTGAGATTGATTGTTAG
- the LOC124932767 gene encoding protein SLOW GREEN 1, chloroplastic-like, which yields MEAAANLSCRRLSFSTPILHHNRLAFSTPMPSISYRPSPPPSLALKSPSMSVQASSSSLNHENPKPQNPISPSIIKSAFVATATVIAAATVFFARFNLKYAVAAPFSQVETAEKEEVSEEDEEREMAIEEHLNANPNDVQALRDLVETKVKNKKIEEAIVIVKRLIEMQPGEQEWIMLKAQLHCYNEEFELAEKEFNEIVSKDPIQAEAFHGLVMIASQLESGDKLNEIEQRAMKAMEICKKENKNEELVDFKLLIAQIRVIGGDYDGALNLYEEISKDDPRDFRPYLCRGIIFTLLRKNDEAEKQFEKYRRLVPQGHPYTEYFDNNMMATKLFAQKVENEVRRS from the coding sequence ATGGAGGCCGCCGCTAATTTATCCTGCCGCCGTCTATCATTCTCTACTCCCATACTTCATCATAACCGTCTAGCATTCTCTACGCCCATGCCATCTATCTCATACAGACCTTCACCCCCACCTTCACTAGCTCTCAAGTCACCATCAATGTCCGTCCAAGCATCTTCTTCATCGCTCAACCATGAAAACCCCAAACCCCAAAACCCTATTTCGCCTTCTATCATAAAATCCGCATTTGTAGCTACCGCTACTGTAATCGCAGCCGCGACTGTCTTCTTTGCTCGTTTTAACCTCAAGTACGCCGTCGCCGCACCTTTCTCACAAGTAGAAACCGCGGAAAAAGAAGAGGTTtccgaagaagatgaagaaagagagATGGCGATTGAAGAACATTTGAACGCGAACCCTAACGACGTACAAGCTCTCCGCGATTTAGTGGAAACGAAGGTGAAGAATAAAAAGATCGAAGAAGCAATCGTAATCGTGAAAAGATTAATCGAAATGCAGCCTGGTGAACAGGAATGGATTATGCTGAAAGCCCAATTGCATTGTTACAATGAAGAATTCGAATTAGCTGAAAAGGAATTCAATGAGATAGTATCAAAAGACCCAATTCAAGCAGAGGCTTTTCATGGATTGGTAATGATAGCATCTCAATTGGAATCTGGTGATAAGTTAAACGAGATAGAACAAAGAGCAATGAAAGCGATGGAGATTTGCAAGAAAGAAAACAAGAATGAGGAATTAGTAGATTTCAAGCTTCTAATTGCTCAAATTCGTGTAATTGGTGGAGATTATGATGGTGCATTGAATCTGTATGAAGAAATTTCTAAAGATGATCCAAGAGACTTCAGACCATATTTGTGTAGAGGGATTATATTTACTCTTTTGAGGAAGAATGATGAAGCTGAGAAACAGTTTGAGAAATATAGGAGATTGGTTCCTCAAGGTCATCCATATACAGAGTATTTTGATAACAATATGATGGCGACAAAGCTCTTTGCACAGAAGGTTGAAAATGAGGTTAGAAGAAGCTGA